The Neodiprion pinetum isolate iyNeoPine1 chromosome 5, iyNeoPine1.2, whole genome shotgun sequence genome segment GAGCTATAATCACCTGTGTTGGATTTATTGTTGGACGATGTCACGAAATCCCACACAGTGGACTGTCTTACTTACTGAAATGCACAATGCGTATAGAAATATGCTgcaatgaatatatattattgatCAACTTGTTACGATAAGTCTTGTGGATAGTTTTTCGCCGAACGTTATAATTTCTATAGTCTATTTCATTGGAACTACTGGGATCATTTAGCAACGCTCTGGGTTTCTGCTACCTGGCCTCTGTATGTAATAAGTGCAGGTGTAATGTGAAGTAGATATATAGGAGGCATTCCACGACAATTCAGTAAACGGTTGAccatgacattttttaatttcaccacAGATTTTTCCTACGTTAGTAAGATCCCTGAGaagttggggaaaaaatttcaatttttttatatcactCGTCTTTAccctataattttttaaacccatCTCAAAAATacccaaatttatttttatgaaacaagaaaaaaaacattcggtttccaaaatgaaacaatttcaTGCAAGATTCACAGTGGGACTCGATTTTTATCTAtcttttaaatcattttttctatttttttaatggttttttctattttcacacCTGTTAAAAATGTACTATatcactgattttttttattgcttctCTGGTTCTAAAatacatttataattttttttttcacaattttatattaaatttttaacaggtatgaaaatagaaaaattaaaaaaaataaatataattaatgataaaagaaatagaaagaaacgCGGTCCCACTCTGAATCTTGCAGTGAAACTGTTTCATTTCGGgaaccaaatatttttttcttgtttcataaaaatcaatttggtTGTTGATGATGGGTTCAAAAAATCATAGGGTAAAGAcgagtgattgaaaaaatttgaaaatatttttgaagctTTTCAGGGGTCGTACTAACTTAAGAAAAATCCttggtaaaattaaaaaatgtcatggTCAACCGTTGACTGagttgacgtggaatgccccatagaTACCTATGCATAACACTAACTGCACAGACCCTATAAGAATTAAATACCAGTGTTTGCCGGTATGTTGTAACTGCAGTTTGCATTGCTATTTATAAGCTCACACCTATAGACATGGTATTATAATGCTACTAAGCAAGTATCAGATCTTAGCAGTTAGTCTGTGATATAGagcattttttaaatgaaatttcttttacagGTGTTCGCTGAGCAACAGGTGTCGAGGCCTCCGAAACGACCCTTACCGACAAGAGAGTCTCAGATCAAGTCTCTAAAGTCAGAGAATTACGACGTTCTTATAATCGGAGGAGGTGCGACTGGAGCAGGATGTGCCTTAGACGCTGCAACCCGAGGTGAGAATGTGCATGCGTCATGGTTGAAGGAAACCTGCATCGAATAAACAATGCCTTATTGTTTATAATTGATGAATGCACAGGTTTGAAAACTGCTCTCATTGAGGGGGATGACTTTGCCTCTGGCACGTCATCCAGGAGCACCAAATTGATACATGGAGGCGTTCGCTATCTGCAGAAGGCCATCATGCAACTGGACTTTGAACAGTATAGGATGGTCAAGGAGGCTCTACACGAACGTGCTTCCATGCTCCACAGCGCCCCTCATCTTGCCCACCCTCTACCTATCATGCTGCCTGTCTACACGTATACCTTTCATTTCACTTTACGCATTATAAATGTCAATTATGCATAAAGATGAACATATCTGTTATTCACGGCGCAGGTGGTGGCAGATACCTTACTACTGGTTCGGTATTAAGATGTATGACGTTGTGGCGGGTAGCAAAACTGTCAAGTCCTCGTATTATCTGAGCAAGTCCAATGCCCTGGAGTTATTCCCCATGTTGAAGGGAGACAAGTTGACAGGAGCCATCGTCTACTACGATGGTCTGTTGCAGTTTTGCATTGTCAGTGTCATTAAAGTTTTTCGAATAACGTTGATAATGCGGAATGCTTTACCTCAACAGGTCAGCAAGATGATGCTAGAATGAACCTGGCAGTTGCATTGACTGCGGCGAGGCATGGAGCTACAGTTGCTAACCACGTCAGCGTTGTAAATCTACTCAAAGGACTTGACATTGTTAGTAGACAAAGATACATTCGTCACAAGTGACTCACTTCGTGTGACATCACATGTGTATTACATATTTAAATTGAACGTTTATGCAGGATGGGAAAAGAGTTCTAGTCGGCGCACGTCTTAAAGATGAGTTGACGGGTGAAGAATGGGACGTCAAGGCTAAAGCGATAATAAATGCAACCGGCCCATTTACAGACCACATACGAAAAATGGATGATCAGACTGTGAAAGAGATCTGCTGTCCTTCATCGGGAGTTCACATTGTTCTTCCGGGCTATTACAGGTATAATCACATATCTAAATTGACAGTGCAAATCTTACAATGAAACTTATTAACATCAGTTTTGGACAGTTCAATTagattacaatttataatttctgaTTCACTGCAGTCCCGATCAAATGGGTCTCCTGGATCCAGCCACCAGCGATGGTCGCGTCATCTTCTTCCTGCCATGGCAGAAACAGACAATCGCTGGCACGACTGACCTGCCCTGCGAAGTCACCCACAACCCGCGACCCACAGAGGATGAAATCATGTTCATCCTTCAggaagtgaaaaattatttaaatccGGACGTTGAAGTGCGACGAGGTGACGTGCTCTCCGCATGGAGCGGTATCCGGCCCCTTGTTTCAGACCCGAACAAGCCCAACACTCAATCCCTCGCAAGAAATCATATTGTCCATGTCAGTTCTACGAATCTCGTAACCATTGCCGGTGGAAAGTGGACTACATATCGCGCCATGGCTATGGAGGCAGTCGACGCGGCTGTTAAAGGTTTATTGGCTTATCTCATATCATTTTGTTCATCAATAGCCAGATATTAAGAATGGTTTCGTCAATTGTGCATTGTAAGCATTACTTATCAGTATTGTAACATTTCTCAGCGTGCAATTTGAAACCTGCAAGTGGTTGCCAGACTGATGGCATGCAGTTGGAGGGTGCCCATGGCTTTACACCGACGATGTACATCAGACTTGTGCAGGATTTTGGTTTGGAATGTGAAGTAGCCCAGCATTTAGCGCAGAGCTACGGTGACCGAGCGTTTGCAGTAGCAAAGATGGCGGCTCTAACTGGAAAGCGGTGGCCAATTATCGGCAAGAAAGTACATCCAGAGTTCCCATATATCGACGCTGAGGTTTGTGCAAGTGATGCATACCTTCGTACGCATACGCGTATATTTACATCACAATGTCCTTTATATCACAGATTCGATATGGAGTGCGCGAGTACGCGAGGACGGCAATTGACATGATTGCGCGAAGACTCAGGCTCGCCTTCCTGAACGTGCAGGCTGCTCAAGAAGCTCTGCCGGGCATCATTGACATTATGGCAGAGGAGCTGAACTGGTCGGCAGAGGAGAAACAACGGCAGCATCGCGAGGCCAGCGAGTTTCTCGCCAACGAGATGGGCCAGATGGTGAATCGTGCATCCCGAGACAAGATTCCCATCAATCTTACCAAGGACGAGATTCAGCTGTATATCAAACGGTTCCAGATCATTGACAAGGACCGTAAAGGATATGTCTCCATTAACGACATTAGGCGCGGGTTGAAGGTAGGGGAAATGTCACTGAGTGGAATAGCGCTACACAAAATGTCGTGCTGTATTCTTGTTCATTCATTTATAAACTAGGGGTTGATCATTCTTGAGATTCTGTCtacacaaaaattgaaaagcgaTGGTCATCTCCTGGTTTACGACGTACGCCTGAAAGCCTAAAGTTGATTTCACCTTAAAATCCAGGGTCTTGGTATAATGCTGTCGGCAGAAGAGCTTCATACTCTGCTTAATGAAATCGATATGACGTACAATGGGCAAATGGAACTCCAGGACTATCTGCAGGTAATCAAATAGATTTTCGCCATTAACGAGCCAAATATTTCTTTACAGCTGTTTGGCGACAAGGAAGTACCTGGTGAGGAACTTCATGAAATCTTACGTGAAATCGACACTAACATGAACGGTCAAGTCGAACTGGATGAATATCTACAGGTCTGTCTTTCACTCATGAAAAATTCGCGTGTATGAGCATATCGCGTCGATTTTACACAGCTCTGTTTTGTTtgctttttcgtttttcatccTGTATAAGTCAATGTATGAATTGCTACGAATTTAATTGACTTGACGCCTTCGACGCTGCTCTTTGTCATGATTACAACTGTTTAATTCTTTCGCTCGGCAATATCCGACTCATTAAGAATTTGTaccccaatttttttttaacagctCCCATTTTCAATCGCATTATACCTAATACAATTTATCTCTATTAATGTATGCCTGCAAAGTTGCACTTTCAACCAATTTAATTCCCACCCACTAATATCTAGTGACTAGCGACTAGGTGTTTGCATTATTTTGTGCATGAGTATCCCATGATAGTATATTGATTTACATGGTGCATTGCATGTAACAATATTGTGAATAACTGGATAATTATGTTTCACACAGATGATGTCGGCAATCAAGTCTGGTCACGTAGCTTACTCTCGATTCGCAAGGATGGCAGAAATGGAAGAAGCTCAGCACGAGAAAGACAtacttaagaaaaaaataagcgtTGAGCGATCTGGTGGTGGCTTATAGAAGGGGAACCTTGGCAAGACTGTGTCGAGATCTTTTtctaattgttatttattgtacCTATTATAAGTACATCCTACGATCTCTACCATTTTATGCTTTCCTACCCTTTCACATCCCTATAGGTTGTATAAAACACTCAAGCACATCCATTATTCGGGACTTCGCCTTGTAGTACGTACTTCACCTCTCCTAGTGAGCTGAATATTATttgaggaatgaaaaaagggAATAAGATGAGttgataaattgtaaaaatttgctTATCAGAGATCAAagctataaaaatatttaatttatttcaaaacttgtaattttctttatcaCTGAGTAACCCCAAATCCCTAAACCCGATCTAACGATTCATCTAACCAAACAATCAACTTTgcgtaatttattataaaccgATCACTATCTGTACAAAAGTATATAAGCAAGTAAGTACTACTATTTATAGAACTGTACATACTAGTATCGCATACACCGGTTATGGTGATTTGGCCTCTGTAATCAGTACGTAATCTATAATTGCAATACTAAATCTACTCTATTGAAAACCGCAGTTTTGtatatttgaaatgattttaaatCACCAACAGTGATGCTAAATGACTGTCGCACAAGTCTCCTGGGGTAA includes the following:
- the Gpo1 gene encoding glycerol-3-phosphate dehydrogenase, mitochondrial isoform X1 is translated as MATRKLILAAGASAVGAGVITSHYFLTDSNTVFAEQQVSRPPKRPLPTRESQIKSLKSENYDVLIIGGGATGAGCALDAATRGLKTALIEGDDFASGTSSRSTKLIHGGVRYLQKAIMQLDFEQYRMVKEALHERASMLHSAPHLAHPLPIMLPVYTWWQIPYYWFGIKMYDVVAGSKTVKSSYYLSKSNALELFPMLKGDKLTGAIVYYDGQQDDARMNLAVALTAARHGATVANHVSVVNLLKGLDIDGKRVLVGARLKDELTGEEWDVKAKAIINATGPFTDHIRKMDDQTVKEICCPSSGVHIVLPGYYSPDQMGLLDPATSDGRVIFFLPWQKQTIAGTTDLPCEVTHNPRPTEDEIMFILQEVKNYLNPDVEVRRGDVLSAWSGIRPLVSDPNKPNTQSLARNHIVHVSSTNLVTIAGGKWTTYRAMAMEAVDAAVKACNLKPASGCQTDGMQLEGAHGFTPTMYIRLVQDFGLECEVAQHLAQSYGDRAFAVAKMAALTGKRWPIIGKKVHPEFPYIDAEIRYGVREYARTAIDMIARRLRLAFLNVQAAQEALPGIIDIMAEELNWSAEEKQRQHREASEFLANEMGQMVNRASRDKIPINLTKDEIQLYIKRFQIIDKDRKGYVSINDIRRGLKLFGDKEVPGEELHEILREIDTNMNGQVELDEYLQMMSAIKSGHVAYSRFARMAEMEEAQHEKDILKKKISVERSGGGL
- the Gpo1 gene encoding glycerol-3-phosphate dehydrogenase, mitochondrial isoform X2, with amino-acid sequence MATRKLILAAGASAVGAGVITSHYFLTDSNTVFAEQQVSRPPKRPLPTRESQIKSLKSENYDVLIIGGGATGAGCALDAATRGLKTALIEGDDFASGTSSRSTKLIHGGVRYLQKAIMQLDFEQYRMVKEALHERASMLHSAPHLAHPLPIMLPVYTWWQIPYYWFGIKMYDVVAGSKTVKSSYYLSKSNALELFPMLKGDKLTGAIVYYDGQQDDARMNLAVALTAARHGATVANHVSVVNLLKGLDIDGKRVLVGARLKDELTGEEWDVKAKAIINATGPFTDHIRKMDDQTVKEICCPSSGVHIVLPGYYSPDQMGLLDPATSDGRVIFFLPWQKQTIAGTTDLPCEVTHNPRPTEDEIMFILQEVKNYLNPDVEVRRGDVLSAWSGIRPLVSDPNKPNTQSLARNHIVHVSSTNLVTIAGGKWTTYRAMAMEAVDAAVKACNLKPASGCQTDGMQLEGAHGFTPTMYIRLVQDFGLECEVAQHLAQSYGDRAFAVAKMAALTGKRWPIIGKKVHPEFPYIDAEIRYGVREYARTAIDMIARRLRLAFLNVQAAQEALPGIIDIMAEELNWSAEEKQRQHREASEFLANEMGQMVNRASRDKIPINLTKDEIQLYIKRFQIIDKDRKGYVSINDIRRGLKGLGIMLSAEELHTLLNEIDMTYNGQMELQDYLQMMSAIKSGHVAYSRFARMAEMEEAQHEKDILKKKISVERSGGGL